One Lycium barbarum isolate Lr01 chromosome 5, ASM1917538v2, whole genome shotgun sequence genomic window carries:
- the LOC132639240 gene encoding receptor-like protein EIX2, translated as MKIESFLLLNISFSLFIGLVFGTSSVGNARSSLCMERERQALLKFKQGLIDNSGILSSWGIEDEKKECCSWEGVKCSNITGHVVVLIIQPPLWYGNGYPDFSSDSNLRGSITPSLLELQHLKHLDLSYNDFGGSRIPDFIGSFPRLEYLNLKHANFSGEIPHTLGNLTHLQILELSWNQISGPLPNLKTFSALRELRLNNNQFKGILPQSVGQLSKLESLSVNSNFLEGSITESHLSNLSNLKELELSYNSFSFQLGPNWIPPFELDIISLSRCEMGHHFPQWLRTQKTYSHLDISFVGISGVAPNWFWDLSPEISYFNISNNKISGEIPDLYSKFVASKESNFPTMDFSSNNLSGLVPSFPSNLDTLNLSKNKFVGSISFLCKIANPFFHIVDFSNNLLSGELPDCLMEFEELATLNLANNNLHGKIPSSVGALHNIQSLQLRNNNFTGHLPTSLMNCSMLKILDVGGNKLSGEIPSWIGSELTFLVVLSLRVNKFNGKIPPNLCRLNQVHILDLSRNILSGEIPQCLNNFTSLLHEDSLNPSIIINAGGVNGQGYYYSAEDYMGDALVQWKSSEFVYNKTLGLLKIIDFSSNDLVGRVPEEIAQLGGLLSLNLSRNNLTGNIIEGIGKMENLESLDLSENQLTGRIPTSLAQLTFLSVLNLSSNNLSGKIPSSTQLQSFDPSSYAGNNELCGLPLAECPGDTDTQSPSGDHSRINNLDEHDEIFSIGFYVSVASGFILGFWGVIFTLILKQSCRDAYFQLLTNVANWIFVSTLLSLRKLKMLWS; from the coding sequence ATGAAAATTGAGAGCTTTCTACTTCTCAATATCTCATTTTCGCTGTTCATAGGACTTGTTTTTGGAACAAGTTCAGTAGGGAATGCTCGTTCAAGTTTGTGCATGGAGAGGGAGAGGCAAGCTCTTCTCAAGTTTAAGCAAGGTCTCATAGATAACTCCGGTATCCTCTCATCATGGGGGATAGAAGATGAGAAAAAAGAATGTTGCAGTTGGGAGGGTGTGAAGTGTAGCAATATAACAGGTCATGTTGTAGTTCTTATTATTCAACCACCTTTATGGTACGGTAATGGTTATCCAGACTTCTCTAGTGATTCAAACTTGAGAGGTAGTATTACTCCTTCATTGCTTGAACTGCAACATTTGAAGCACTTGGACCTTAGTTATAATGATTTTGGTGGAAGTCGAATACCGGATTTCATTGGTTCTTTTCCAAGACTGGAATACCTTAATCTTAAGCATGCTAACTTCTCAGGTGAAATTCCTCATACTCTTGGGAACCTTACCCATTTGCAGATTCTCGAGTTATCTTGGAATCAAATTTCAGGACCTTTGCCAAACTTGAAAACATTTTCAGCATTGAGAGAGTTGCGTTTGAACAATAATCAATTCAAAGGTATATTACCCCAAAGTGTCGGACAACTTTCAAAGCTAGAGAGTTTGAGTGTCAATTCAAATTTCTTAGAAGGTTCAATCACAGAATCACATCTTTCAAACCTTTCTAACTTAAAAGAGTTGGAATTATCATATAACTCGTTCTCTTTTCAGTTGGGACCTAATTGGATTCCTCCTTTTGAGTTAGATATCATATCACTCTCCCGTTGTGAAATGGGGCATCATTTCCCACAATGGCTACGAACTCAGAAGACTTACTCCCATCTTGATATCTCTTTCGTTGGTATATCAGGTGTAGCTCCTAACTGGTTTTGGGATCTTTCTCCAGAAATAAGCTACTTCAACATTTCCAACAACAAAATAAGCGGAGAGATCCCTGATTTGTATTCCAAGTTTGTAGCATCAAAGGAATCTAATTTTCCAACGATGGATTTTAGTTCAAATAACTTATCAGGTTTAGTGCCATCATTCCCTTCCAACTTGGACACATTGAACCTTTCCAAAAACAAGTTTGTTGGATCAATTTCTTTCCTGTGTAAAATAGCCAACCCTTTCTTCCACATCGTTGACTTCTCAAATAACCTACTTTCAGGCGAACTTCCCGATTGTTTGATGGAATTTGAAGAACTAGCCACTCTTAATCTAGCTAACAACAACCTACATGGTAAAATTCCCAGTTCTGTTGGTGCTTTGCACAATATCCAATCTCTACAATTGCGGAACAACAATTTTACTGGCCATCTGCCTACCTCTTTGATGAACTGTTCTATGTTGAAAATCTTAGACGTGGGGGGGAATAAGTTAAGTGGAGAAATTCCATCATGGATTGGCTCAGAATTAACATTCTTGGTTGTCTTAAGTTTGAGAGTCAACAAGTTCAATGGAAAGATACCTCCAAATTTGTGTCGTCTGAATCAAGTCCACATTTTGGATCTTTCTCGGAACATCTTATCAGGAGAAATCCCACAATGTCTCAACAACTTCACATCTTTACTTCATGAGGATAGTTTAAACCCGAGCATTATTATTAATGCGGGTGGAGTGAATGGACAAGGCTATTACTATTCTGCTGAAGATTACATGGGGGATGCATTAGTTCAATGGAAAAGCAGTGAGTTTGTGTACAATAAGacacttgggttgttgaagataaTTGATTTTTCTAGTAACGATTTAGTTGGAAGAGTTCCTGAAGAAATCGCACAATTGGGTGGTCTACTTTCATTAAACCTctcaagaaataatttaacaGGCAATATCATAGAAGGAATTGGAAAGATGGAAAATTTAGAATCCCTTGATCTATCTGAAAATCAGCTCACGGGCCGAATTCCCACAAGTCTTGCTCAACTAACTTTCCTGAGCGTCTTAAACTTGTCGAGTAACAACTTGTCAGGGAAAATTCCTTCAAGCACTCAGTTGCAGAGTTTTGATCCCTCATCATATGCAGGAAATAATGAACTCTGTGGCCTGCCACTCGCAGAATGTCCTGGAGATACGGATACTCAAAGCCCTTCTGGTGATCATAGCAGAATCAACAATCTTGATGAACATGACGAGATTTTTTCTATTGGATTTTATGTATCTGTGGCGAGTGGATTCATACTTGGATTTTGGGGAGTGATATTCACTTTAATCCTCAAGCAATCATGTAGAGATGCTTACTTTCAACTGTTGACAAATGTCGCGAATTGGATCTTTGTGTCAACATTGTTGTCTCTACGCAAATTGAAGATGCTCTGGAGCTAG